The DNA sequence GCTGTGGTGGAATACTTTAGGGAGCTTTACTTTCGAAGGAGGGAGTTGTTTAAGGAAACCTTCCCACAATTTCAAGATCATCACATTTTTGAGGTGTTAAAAAACTCAGGCACCAAATTGTGGAGAGTCAAATCGGGTAATGATATCCAAACCCGGGTTGTCACCCTCAAGAGGAGCTCCAGCCTCGGCTCGCCTCCCCGGTCTCCTCCAGTGGGGACTAGAGGATTTGAGCCACCACCTTTGAGGAATGAGTGGATCAAGGTTAAGACAATTAACACCGGCGGTGCTGAAACTAAGTCCGACACCGCCGGTGGTTCGAAATGATTGGGCCATACCTGACTTATGGAATTGGAAACTAATTAAtggtttgttttttaatttaattttttatttttaactatCATATTTATCTAAATTGGGATTTATTCTTTTAAAAGGTGatgagtatataatatattttagttcacatatcatatatattaagaaaatttacatatattgatttttgtaatttttttataaaaatactttcagacggtattttttatatttttactgtgtttttttataagtttcatactgtaatattctgtgttaagtttttactgttgttctattagtgttttttagttgttctactgttgttttgagttagtGTTTTATAAacacacagtatttttgaaaaaatttccgtgtgaaagtatttttgtaaaaattaactcaaattCCAATATTTTAATAAGTTTTCCTATATGTTACTCTATATGCTATATAATACTACTCCTCCTTGTTTATTGTTTTTGCAAGAGGATTATTTAAGAAAAAGatgttaaattaatttgcaaaatCAGTTCATGTGTTAGGTATGTTGTGATTGAAATTAATTAGTGGGTGATGTTAATTATCAAGATCTTCTTCTGTTTGTTTATTATCTctgtatattatttaattaatacaaTGTACGTATCTACAATAATAATGTTGTATTTGCTGTTTGGTTGAGTTTATATAAAATGTAGAAATGGATAATCATCTAATCTGTTgagaaatattaattaaaagacaTCTTAAAGTGCTTAACATCACAAAGTAGATATTATATGACTAGTAGTGCAATTTAATTATGGATTgagtcttatatatatatatatatactaataaaaagttacgtgcgaggcacgtatactaaattttttgttagtttttttttacgttattaaaaagtgatacaattaaaaataaaatatatatatactattagttattaggttcaacatcattatcctgtgttcatttttaagaaaaaaatatatatttatgaaataataatttgttgcaaCGGGTGTATAGAAAAAATTCggaaaatatagcatttattagtagagtattgacaatttcaacagtaaattaattgattgtatacttttttgtctgctaacattaagtatttgatatttgagtggtgaactcttatttgtccgcttttcaaatttttctaacactctcattttattcttccaactttctgtagttggagtgatgtccttaattgttgtatatagtgtagttatttattcacctgttttcaaataaaacaatagatatacaaaataaaatatataattaagctcatattaaaatcaatctcacctttcaatatagtgaaagaattttaaattgattcattctaataattgtgacagacctaacgaataataatattatgttacctaataacaaaataggaatctaccaaacaacattatcaaaatttattccaagtataattatataaatttattactcattgaagtctattagaaactgtaaaaagctcacaatacaaaatttcacatcaaaaatctaaaaatgatcaactatgtagcagcaataataatacaataaccaaaattgcctagtcatatacagtcttaaaacttaaaagagtgacattattcattcaagtttcgactaagtatttatgagtttgagttataatattgtgtcctgtgtttatgtccaaataatattgtgtgtgtctggctaatctagtggagaagattgaagttttgattctcaataaatagaatgaatataagtgtatactttgtagtaggtcattattgtgtcatttttaagttaatgtgtcaacttgaaaacaattcatttaataaacggaatagaggagtcaatctaaaaatatttttctaccttaataagtagagctatagaaaacaaacttggtaactttttgagtgttaaaaaattgtaaatggttaTAAATTTAGAGTAAGTAACTTGTGTGTGGCAGCTGGTTAAAGAAGCCAAAATTGAGGTTATGTATATGCTGACAACTCAGGTTCACATTTCAAGTTTTGTAAGACTATACTCTCTTTTCTAgcctattaacaaaaatttaacaTACACATAACACATGAATATGACTTTCTACCCGAAACCAAGAGATGATTAGAAAGTAAAAGCACCgctagaactttcctttgtttgaagtaataatataataactaatatcttttattacatattaataattaattcaagatgaactttcaaaagtatttttgaaacatcgtgggatatataaatgtaatactTTTGTATAATAGCATGTAGCATGTTGTCttcattagtattttttaaattttaatatgaaaattaaaattataaaatatagcttaagaaattataactaaGGTTATAAACTGGTAAAGGTTATGTTGGAGGCTGGGATTTTTGctttagagagagaaatttgttagattaaattttggtaggattatttatctaaaattaatcaattataattaacatTTTCTAATCAGAATATTCTgtcaaatattagaatattctgttaatattttgacagaaaaataaataataatattaaaccaaaaattctgttacatagccacattttatataaaaaaagataatatttttaaaaaaagtcagtcaataatttctcattaaccaagaattcgtttatatagccacattttatatatttagattTAGATGTGGAGGCAAACAATTATAACCTGATCGAgccaaaaaaacaaatagaaaaattatttagcaatatatatacatatatatatataatatataaagcaAAAAcccaattatatttttttagatttaatgagatttattttatttatttcattatataaagtaacccatgaatttctcataaactatattatttttattaataaaccattttatttttaatataaataaaaagtcatccatgaatttctcataaaccaagaattctgttatataggcacactttatatagaaaatagatataacaatcaattttatatattataataattattgttgatatttattttaaaatctatAGAATAATTGTTTTAATAATATTCTACATATATAACCATACCTATTATTTAACGtagttaattttattaataataatatgctatattaattaatttaaaaacttagtcatacatatataatgtgaaaatatatacatattctaaaataattcttaagataatttgagaaa is a window from the Cannabis sativa cultivar Pink pepper isolate KNU-18-1 chromosome 1, ASM2916894v1, whole genome shotgun sequence genome containing:
- the LOC115704440 gene encoding uncharacterized protein LOC115704440, yielding MEKPEGYPEVVLQEEDDRTWFPPGVKDDMSLLKSATLGKYYGHNSNNNDDEDYYCYYNFESKLGILSDPRLLAVVEYFRELYFRRRELFKETFPQFQDHHIFEVLKNSGTKLWRVKSGNDIQTRVVTLKRSSSLGSPPRSPPVGTRGFEPPPLRNEWIKVKTINTGGAETKSDTAGGSK